In Mucilaginibacter boryungensis, a single window of DNA contains:
- a CDS encoding YciI family protein, whose protein sequence is MKNFLFLYRADYNAMPERTPEQMQATTQRWMDWIGSIAAQNHLVDRGNRLESTGKVLSGNNVETDGPFTEIKEALMGYSVVNADNYEQAMKLAAGCPILPGGSIEVREISVM, encoded by the coding sequence ATGAAAAATTTCTTATTCCTGTACCGGGCCGACTATAATGCCATGCCCGAGCGTACACCCGAACAAATGCAAGCTACCACACAAAGGTGGATGGACTGGATTGGTAGCATTGCCGCCCAAAACCATTTAGTTGACAGAGGCAACCGTTTAGAATCCACAGGCAAAGTATTAAGTGGCAATAACGTAGAAACGGACGGCCCTTTTACAGAAATTAAAGAAGCGCTTATGGGTTACTCCGTAGTTAATGCTGATAACTACGAACAGGCAATGAAACTGGCAGCCGGCTGCCCTATATTACCCGGCGGCAGTATTGAAGTCCGTGAAATAAGCGTAATGTAA
- a CDS encoding peptidase associated/transthyretin-like domain-containing protein produces MRFWLLVCICGLAIQSFAQERVAEGVVFDKVTKERIAKVNIINLRTKQSIYNTLKAEFKINVLPDDKLVVSKLGYFTDTVKVPANNTLLIYLSPTAIQLKQVNIKDTLQSPYKRYLATKSEYSKAYGSNAYRDVLSLSPGSGAGISIDALWTSFSREGRNAQKLQGYIEQEYHENQIDFRFNKQFVANITGLKDPMLTDFMQKYRPGYYTVVNANQYEFIASIRANLKRYLRNQKAFSLPDLK; encoded by the coding sequence ATGAGGTTTTGGCTTTTGGTATGTATCTGTGGGTTAGCCATACAATCCTTTGCGCAGGAAAGGGTTGCGGAAGGTGTTGTGTTTGATAAGGTAACCAAAGAGCGGATTGCCAAAGTAAATATCATTAACCTGCGCACAAAGCAATCTATTTATAACACCCTTAAGGCCGAATTTAAGATAAACGTTTTGCCCGACGATAAACTTGTGGTTAGTAAACTTGGGTACTTTACCGATACTGTAAAAGTTCCGGCTAACAATACACTGCTTATTTACTTAAGTCCAACAGCTATTCAACTAAAACAGGTAAACATTAAAGATACCTTACAAAGTCCCTATAAAAGGTATTTAGCCACCAAATCGGAATACAGCAAGGCCTATGGCTCTAATGCTTATCGCGATGTTTTGAGCCTGTCGCCAGGCTCGGGTGCGGGGATTAGTATAGATGCGTTATGGACTTCTTTCAGTCGCGAAGGCCGGAACGCCCAAAAACTACAGGGGTATATAGAACAGGAATATCACGAAAACCAGATCGACTTTCGTTTCAATAAACAATTTGTAGCCAATATTACCGGTTTAAAGGACCCCATGCTTACTGATTTTATGCAAAAATACCGCCCGGGCTATTATACGGTTGTCAATGCCAATCAGTACGAGTTCATCGCTTCTATACGGGCTAACTTAAAGCGCTATCTGCGTAATCAAAAGGCATTTTCGCTGCCCGATTTGAAATAA
- a CDS encoding glucosaminidase domain-containing protein: MFGLMIANFYKYYATGSLAIMSLFCLGIVSCSSHKKIISSANPGVSNSEARRNNEALQKQRHDAIANYPTYTTLQYIDKFKTIAIQEMNLYGIPASITLAQGLFESGNGNGELARVANNHFGIKCTSDWKGKSYYKDDDQVNDCFRVYDRAEDSFRDHSEFLKRKRYARLFELDKNDYIGWANGLKDAGYATNPKYPQLLIGVIQKYNLDQYDRPEGTVQKIKREDRVLTQINQNIGKAIKDSLVNATPTDKTYTIKQGDTLYSISKRFGLTVDELKALNNMADNTIKIGQKLVVAK; this comes from the coding sequence ATGTTTGGCTTAATGATAGCCAACTTTTATAAATATTACGCGACAGGTAGCCTGGCTATCATGTCGCTTTTTTGTTTGGGAATAGTTTCGTGCTCATCGCACAAAAAAATAATTAGCAGCGCTAATCCGGGGGTATCCAATAGCGAGGCAAGGCGCAATAACGAAGCCCTGCAAAAGCAACGCCACGACGCGATAGCCAACTATCCTACTTACACCACTCTGCAATATATTGATAAGTTTAAAACTATAGCTATCCAGGAGATGAACCTATATGGCATCCCCGCCAGCATTACACTGGCGCAGGGCTTGTTTGAATCGGGCAATGGCAATGGCGAACTGGCGCGGGTAGCCAACAACCACTTCGGCATAAAATGCACCAGCGATTGGAAAGGCAAAAGTTATTATAAGGACGACGACCAGGTGAACGATTGCTTTCGCGTGTACGACCGTGCTGAGGATTCGTTCCGCGATCATTCGGAATTTTTAAAACGGAAGCGTTATGCGAGGTTATTTGAACTGGACAAGAACGATTATATAGGCTGGGCCAACGGCCTGAAAGATGCCGGTTATGCCACCAATCCAAAATACCCGCAATTACTGATAGGCGTTATCCAAAAGTACAACCTTGACCAATATGACCGTCCGGAAGGTACTGTACAAAAAATAAAACGCGAGGACAGGGTACTTACGCAGATCAACCAAAATATCGGCAAAGCCATTAAAGACTCGCTGGTGAATGCCACGCCAACTGATAAAACCTATACCATTAAACAGGGCGATACACTATACTCCATATCTAAGCGTTTTGGCTTAACGGTTGACGAGTTAAAAGCACTAAACAATATGGCCGACAATACGATTAAGATAGGCCAGAAGCTGGTGGTGGCCAAGTAA
- a CDS encoding glucosaminidase domain-containing protein — translation MKKTLLLTLLVVTTFAASAQEKNTSQSYIEKFKDNAIAIMHQSGIPASIILGIAMHESANGNSAIAKNLNNQFGMKGGTTSVYYKNKKKVRSAYKAYDSVLDSFNDFARIMTEKKKFSHLAEELTTTDYVGWVKGIQRSGYASSKKWGSQVLALINKYNLNAFDSNKSDSTEFAQAPMVKAKQ, via the coding sequence ATGAAGAAAACATTACTGCTTACCCTTTTAGTGGTTACTACTTTTGCCGCTTCGGCCCAGGAGAAAAACACTTCACAATCCTACATCGAGAAATTTAAAGACAACGCTATTGCCATTATGCACCAAAGCGGTATCCCCGCCAGCATTATTTTAGGCATTGCCATGCACGAAAGCGCTAACGGCAACAGCGCCATTGCCAAAAACCTGAACAACCAGTTTGGCATGAAAGGCGGCACAACATCGGTATATTACAAAAACAAAAAGAAGGTGCGCAGCGCCTATAAGGCTTACGATTCGGTGCTTGACTCATTTAACGATTTCGCCCGTATCATGACCGAGAAGAAAAAATTCAGCCATCTGGCCGAAGAACTAACTACTACCGATTATGTAGGCTGGGTTAAAGGTATACAGCGCAGTGGCTATGCCAGCAGTAAGAAATGGGGCAGCCAGGTTTTAGCGTTAATAAACAAATACAACCTAAACGCTTTCGATAGCAACAAAAGTGATAGCACCGAATTTGCGCAAGCGCCGATGGTGAAGGCTAAACAATAA
- a CDS encoding O-methyltransferase, which translates to MEILPADLQLYLETHCDIEPEALKKINRDTYLKILKPHMLSGHYQGRLLSMLSKMMAPSRILEVGTFTGYATICLAEGLTETGFIDTIEINAELEELLNQHFKSTNVEKKIRLHIGPAAQIIAGFDGPPLDLVFIDADKKNNLLYFALVLEKVRPGGLIIIDNVLWKGKVYGDAQDTDTKLIRELNDSIAANPQVEKLILPVRDGLLLIRKK; encoded by the coding sequence ATGGAAATTTTACCGGCAGATTTACAGCTTTACCTGGAAACCCATTGCGATATTGAGCCTGAAGCGCTTAAAAAGATCAATCGCGATACCTATTTAAAGATCCTGAAACCGCACATGCTATCGGGGCATTACCAGGGACGATTACTGAGTATGCTAAGTAAGATGATGGCCCCAAGCCGCATTTTAGAGGTTGGCACTTTTACCGGCTACGCTACTATTTGCCTGGCCGAAGGGCTTACCGAAACAGGGTTTATTGATACCATTGAAATAAACGCTGAACTGGAAGAACTGCTAAATCAACACTTTAAATCCACAAATGTGGAAAAAAAGATAAGGTTGCATATCGGCCCTGCAGCACAAATAATAGCCGGTTTTGACGGCCCGCCGCTTGATTTGGTGTTCATAGATGCTGATAAAAAAAATAATTTGCTTTACTTTGCGCTCGTACTTGAAAAAGTAAGACCGGGAGGTTTAATTATAATTGATAATGTTTTGTGGAAAGGTAAGGTGTATGGCGACGCCCAGGATACCGATACAAAACTGATCCGCGAACTAAATGACAGCATTGCTGCCAATCCGCAGGTGGAGAAATTGATCCTCCCCGTACGCGATGGTTTATTGCTCATCAGAAAAAAGTAA
- the feoB gene encoding ferrous iron transport protein B: protein MKAELRVALVGNPNTGKSTLFNVLTGLNQKIGNFPGVTVDKKIGYCDLPDGRHAEIIDLPGTYSLYPKSQDESIVFSVLADSHNPHQPDLVVMVLDATNLKRNLLLYTQVADLKIPVIVALNMMDLANKNLISIDINKFAMRLGVPVIPIAARRVDGIDKLKEAISFANKFALQQESIDVTAIAPGLIANIAKEIPTDNPYFALQLAHQHEHLKFLTPEQSQRIEDLEAVHAFHSQKAQATETIARYYFINELLAETVKKPEGIQGESNSNRIDKILTHKIFGLIIFLAILLFMFQSIFAWSAYPMELIADAFVWVQDKLHQVLPAGPATNLLADGIVGGLSGVMVFIPQIAILFAFISILEDTGYMSRVTFMMDKIMRKVGLNGKSVVPLIGGFACAVPSIMSTRTIENWKDRMITIMVTPLVTCSARLPVYTLLIALVVPNRNVWWIFNMQGLALTAMYVLSLVSAMVVAYVFKFILKGRERGYFIMELPVYRMPRWSNVLHSMYDRAKAFVLQAGKVIIAVSVILWVMASYGPGKRFANIDKKYKQPQYKTMNANDMRHAIASEKLEGSYAGVLGHVIEPVIRPLGFDWKIGIALITSFAAREVFVGTMATIYSVDGDADKLETVQKKMANAINPKTGQPVFTVAVAFSLMMFYAFAMQCASTIAVVYRETKNWRWPAAQFAYMTVLAYVISFITYQVLK, encoded by the coding sequence TTGAAAGCCGAGCTGAGAGTTGCACTTGTAGGGAATCCTAATACCGGTAAATCAACACTCTTTAATGTTTTAACCGGGCTTAATCAAAAAATTGGAAATTTTCCGGGGGTTACCGTTGATAAAAAAATAGGCTATTGCGATTTGCCCGATGGCCGCCATGCCGAGATTATTGACTTACCTGGCACTTATAGCCTCTACCCCAAAAGCCAGGACGAATCTATCGTATTTTCTGTTTTGGCCGATAGCCATAACCCGCATCAACCCGACTTGGTTGTGATGGTGCTGGACGCAACCAATCTTAAGCGTAATCTGCTACTTTATACCCAGGTGGCCGATTTAAAGATACCGGTAATTGTGGCCTTGAACATGATGGACCTGGCCAATAAGAACCTGATTAGTATCGACATCAACAAGTTCGCTATGAGATTGGGGGTGCCGGTTATCCCTATCGCCGCGCGCAGGGTTGACGGTATTGATAAACTAAAAGAGGCCATATCTTTCGCCAACAAGTTTGCGCTGCAGCAAGAAAGCATTGACGTAACCGCCATAGCGCCAGGATTAATTGCTAATATAGCCAAGGAAATACCCACTGATAATCCATATTTTGCTTTGCAACTGGCGCACCAGCACGAACACCTGAAGTTTTTAACGCCCGAGCAAAGCCAGCGCATTGAAGATTTGGAAGCGGTGCACGCCTTCCACTCGCAAAAGGCGCAGGCAACCGAAACCATTGCCCGCTATTATTTTATAAACGAACTCTTAGCCGAAACGGTTAAAAAACCCGAAGGCATACAAGGCGAAAGCAACAGCAACCGCATTGATAAAATACTAACGCATAAAATATTTGGCCTGATTATTTTCCTTGCCATTTTATTGTTCATGTTCCAATCGATATTTGCCTGGTCGGCTTATCCGATGGAGCTGATAGCTGATGCTTTTGTTTGGGTGCAGGATAAATTGCACCAGGTGCTGCCCGCCGGGCCGGCCACCAATTTACTTGCCGATGGTATAGTTGGTGGTTTAAGCGGGGTTATGGTGTTCATCCCGCAAATTGCTATCCTGTTTGCCTTTATATCTATACTGGAAGATACCGGTTACATGTCGCGAGTTACGTTTATGATGGACAAGATCATGCGTAAGGTTGGCCTTAACGGGAAATCGGTAGTGCCGCTGATAGGCGGCTTTGCCTGTGCCGTGCCATCTATAATGAGCACCCGTACTATTGAGAACTGGAAAGACAGGATGATTACCATTATGGTTACCCCATTAGTTACCTGTTCGGCCCGGTTACCTGTTTATACCTTGCTGATTGCTTTGGTAGTACCTAACCGCAATGTATGGTGGATATTCAACATGCAGGGCCTGGCCCTAACCGCTATGTATGTGCTCAGTTTGGTTTCAGCCATGGTAGTAGCCTATGTATTTAAGTTTATTTTAAAAGGCCGCGAACGGGGCTATTTTATAATGGAACTTCCGGTATACCGTATGCCGCGTTGGAGCAATGTGCTGCATTCTATGTACGATAGAGCGAAAGCTTTTGTATTGCAGGCAGGTAAAGTAATTATTGCTGTATCGGTTATCCTGTGGGTAATGGCCAGCTACGGCCCCGGTAAGCGCTTTGCAAACATTGATAAAAAGTATAAACAGCCCCAGTATAAAACCATGAACGCAAATGACATGCGCCATGCTATCGCGTCTGAAAAATTAGAAGGTAGTTATGCCGGTGTATTAGGTCATGTAATTGAACCGGTTATTCGCCCTTTAGGTTTCGATTGGAAAATAGGTATTGCGCTTATTACATCCTTTGCCGCCCGCGAAGTGTTTGTAGGTACCATGGCTACTATTTATAGCGTTGATGGCGATGCCGATAAACTGGAAACCGTACAAAAGAAAATGGCCAATGCCATTAATCCCAAAACAGGGCAGCCCGTGTTTACTGTGGCTGTAGCATTTTCATTAATGATGTTTTATGCTTTTGCTATGCAGTGCGCAAGTACTATAGCCGTAGTGTACCGTGAAACCAAAAACTGGCGCTGGCCCGCAGCCCAATTTGCTTATATGACCGTACTGGCATATGTAATTAGCTTCATCACCTACCAGGTATTGAAGTAG
- a CDS encoding FeoA family protein: protein MRLSQLKVGSKGIVKEFTDLEMSVKLMEMGCLPGEEVLVERIAPLGDPIAINVSGYQLSLRKREASTIILQ from the coding sequence ATGAGGCTTTCGCAACTTAAAGTAGGTAGTAAAGGGATAGTAAAGGAATTTACCGACCTGGAAATGTCTGTAAAACTGATGGAGATGGGCTGTTTACCCGGTGAAGAAGTATTAGTGGAACGCATTGCTCCGCTTGGCGACCCTATCGCTATCAATGTATCGGGCTACCAGTTAAGTTTACGTAAAAGGGAAGCCTCGACCATTATTCTGCAATAG